The following is a genomic window from Candidatus Palauibacter scopulicola.
CGGAGCCATGCAGGAGGCGGCACGGGCATTCGCGGTCGCGTTCGATCTCCCGCTCACGCGCATCGGGAGCGTGCGCGAAGGGGAGGGGCTGACCGTGAGCGGGAGATTGAATCCGGCGCTCCCCGCGGGGTTCGACCACTTCGAGGTCGAGCGTTGACCAGGACGGCGATCTTCTACGTCACACTCGTGCTTTCGACGGTTTTCTTCGGGGCCCTGGCGGCGACGGTTTCCCTCGTCGGAGGCGGCCGGGCCTGGATGGACCGGGCCAACCGGGGCTGGGCTCGTTCCGTGCTCTTTGCCGCGGGCGTGCGCGTCACCGTCCACGGGCTCGAGCACCTCCACTCGTCGGGGGTCCAGATCATCGCCGCGAACCACCAGTCCTACTTCGACATCTGGGCGCTCATCGCCGGTCTCCCCGCCTCCGTACGCTTCATCGCGAAGCGGGAGCTGGGGAACATTCCGATGCTCTCGGTGGGGATGCGCTCCGCGGGGCATGTGCTCATCGACCGCGACCGGCCCCGGAGCGCGAGGAAGACGCTGCGGGAGGCGGGCGGCCGGATGAGGGCCGAGCGGTTGACGCTGGTGCTGTTTCCCGAAGGGACGCGGTCGCGGGACGGCCGGCTGGGGCGTTTCCGGCGCGGCGCCTTCGCCCTCGCGCTGGAGACGCGGGCGCCGCTGGTACCCGCAGCGGTCCATGGCGGCCAGCGCGTCTATCCGCCCGGTGCGAAGCGGGTGACGCCCGGTTCGATCACGATACGGCTGGGGCCGGCGATTCGGCTGGACGGGGCGGAGCCGGCCGACCGGAAGACGTTGCTGCGCGAGACCCGGGTCGCCATCGAGACGATGCTGCCGGACGGAGGCATGGACGGCGCCGCGCCCGGGTAGCCGCCGTACTTCCGGAATACGCTGCCCGGGCGGTCCGCGCGCGACTTGTTCCCGGGCCGCGGAGCCCTATCTTCCGGCACGGGTGGAGGAAGAAGCGATCGCCGGGATCGCCGGGGGGAGGGGACACGCCTGTATGAACCGCCCCATACATCACCGAAGCCGAAGCGTCCCGTGACGGCCATCGTCCGGATCGTGGGCCGCGAGATCGTCGATTCGCGCGGCAACCCGACGGTCGAGGCCGACGTGCATCTCGAGAGCGGTGCGATCGGCCGTGCCGCCGTGCCGAGCGGTGCATCGACGGGAGAACACGAAGCGGTCGAGCTGCGCGACCGCGACCCCGCGCGCTACGGCGGCAAGGGCGTGCGACGCGCGGTCGCGCACGTCAACGGGGAGATCGCCGCGACGGTGCGCGGGTGGGACGCCTCGGATCAGCGCGGGCTCGACTCCGCGCTCATCTCGCTCGACGGTACGCCGAACAAGGGTCGTCTCGGCGCGAACGCAATCCTTGCCGTTTCCATGGCGGCGGCCCGCGCGGCCGCCACCTCGGCGGGAACGCCCCTGTTCCGGCACCTCGGCGGCCGAGATCCGCACGTCCTCCCGGTCCCGATGCTGAATATCCTCAACGGGGGCGTGCACGCGAACAACACGGTCGACATACAGGAGTTCATGATTCTGCCGCTCGGCGCGCGGCGTTTCTCCGACGGTCTTCGGGTCGGCGTAGAGGTGTTCCACGCCCTCAGGCGCCGGCTTGCGGATGGGGGCTATTCGACCGCCGTCGGGGACGAGGGCGGCGTGGCGCCGGATCTGTCTTCGAACCGTGAGGCCCTGGATCTCATCATGGCCGCGATCGTCGACGCGGGCTACGAACCCGGCGCGGATGTGGCGCTTTCTCTCGATTGTGCCGCGTCGGAGTTCTACGACGCGAAGGCCGGAACGTACCGCCTCGAGAGCGCCGGCGAGGCCGGAGAACTCGACGCCCGGGCGCTCGTGTCGCTCTATGAGGACTGGCTGGGAGCGTATCCCATCGTCTCGATCGAAGACGGTCTCCACGAAGACGACTGGGAGGGATGGGCGACCCTCACGTCCCGGCTCGGAGACCGCGTTCAGCTCGTGGGGGACGATCTCTTCGTGACCAGCGTGGATCGGCTGGCGCGCGGTATCGAGGCCGGGATCGGGAACGCGATCCTCATCAAGCTCAATCAGATCGGGACCGTGAGCGAGACGCTGGACGCGATCCGCCTGGCCGCCGAAGCGAACTTCGGCGTCGTCGTCTCGCACCGCTCGGGGGAGACGGCCGACACGTTCATCGCGGACCTCGCCGTGGCGACGAACGCCGGACAGATCAAGACGGGAAGCGCGTGCCGGTCGGAACGCGTCGCCAAGTACAACCAGTTGCTGCGGATTGAAGAACGGCTCGGCCCGAGGGCGACCTATCCGGGGTCCGCCGTGTACGGAGGCCGATGATGGCGGAGGCGGCCAACCGTCGGCTGACGCGGGCGATCACGTTCATCGCCCTGATCGGGGCGGGTTACTACTGGATGGTGGGCGGAGAATACACGAGGGCCGGCCTGGACCGACTCGAAAGGGAGATCGAGTCGCGGCGAGCGGAGAACACGGCCCGCGAAGCGGAACTCGCGTCGATCCGGGCGTGGGCCGACAGTCTCGTGTCGAACTCCTGGGCGATCGAGCGCGTGGCGCGGGAACGGTACGGATTCATCCGTCCCGACGAGATCCTGGTGCGGTTCGTCGACCTGGGAGAGAGGGAAGATCCTCCCGCCGCCGCGCCGCCGGCGGTGAACGTGCCGTAGTTTCCCCGGCAAGTGCCCGGCCGCGTTCGAAGGGCGCCGCATCGGCCGGCGGCTTGCCCCGAGCGCCACGACGTGTAGGATTGCGGACCCACAAGTACGGCAGGGTAGCTCAGCCTGGTAGAGCAAGGGACTCATAAGCCCTGGGTCGGGGGTTCAAATCCCCCCCCTGCCACTCGTTATGGCGGCGCAACACGAACTCGGAGCCGGGCCCGTCAGGGCCCTTGTGCGGTTCTCCGGCGAGCTCTCGACCAAGGCGCGCCGGACGCGGTCGCGCTTCCAGAACCGGCTCGCGGCCAACCTGCGCGATGCGTTCGACGCCGAAGGGGTCGACGCCGCGCTCGAGTCCGGCTGGAGCCGCTTTCATGTGGAGAGCCCGGACGCGGACTTCCTCGATCCGCTCCTGCGCACCTTCGGCGTATCCAGTTGTTCCGTGCTGGCCGGCGAGTGCGAGGCGGACCTCGACACGATCGTCGCCACGGGGACGGCCCTCTTCGCCGAATCCGTGCGCGGCCGTAGCTACGCGGTGCGCGCGCGCCGCTCCGGCTCGCATGGCTTTTCCTCGTCCGACATCCAGCAGCGTCTCGGCGCGTCCCTCAACCCCGGCGCCACCGTGGACCTCGGGAATCCCGACATCACCGTGTTCGTCGAGGTCCGTGACGAACGGGTCTTCTTTCACGAGGACAGGATCCGGGGACCGTCCGGCCTGCCGCTCGGAGTGCAGGGGCACGCCCTCGCCCTCATCTCCGGCGGCTTCGATTCGGCCGTCGCCGCCTGGATGGCGCTACGCCGCGGGATCCGCCTCGACTACGTCTTCTGCAACCTCGGCGGGAGCGCGTACGAGCGGATGGTCGTGGAGGTCACGAAGATCCTCGCGGATCGCTGGAGCTACGGGACGCGGCCCCGGCTGCACGTCCTCGAATTCGGCCCGGTCGTCGAGGCGATGCGGGCCCGCGCAAAGCCCGCGTACCTGCAGGTTGTCCTCAAGCGGATGATGTATCGGGCGGCGGCGACGATCGGGGAACGGATCGGGGTCGAGGCGATCGTCACGGGCGAGTCGGTCGGACAGGTCTCCTCGCAGACGCTCCGCAATCTCCGCGCGATCGAGAACGCCTCCTCGCTTCCGGTGCTGCGACCCCTGCTCGGATTCCACAAGGAGGAGATCCTCGACCGGGCGCGGGAGATCGGCACCTACGACCTGTCCTCCCGCGTGCGCGAGTACTGCGATCTCGTGCCGCAACGGCCCGTCACGGCGTCGTCGCCGGAGGCCGCCGAAGCGCAGGAGTCGGCCGTGGGCTTCGCGGAACTCGATGAGGCGGTTGCCGGCGCGGCCGTGCACGATGTACGCGCCCTGCGTCCGGAATCCATGGTCGGGGCGTCTCTGTACGTGGCCGACGTGCCGGACGGGGCGCGCGTCCTCGACACCCGCTCCCGCGACGCGTTCGAGGCCTGGCACTGGCCGGGGGCCATCCCTCGCGACCTGCCGCAACTCGAGCGGGACTTCGGCGAACTCGATCGCGACGCGACCTACGTGCTCTGCTGCGCGGAGGGCGTGCGGACGGCCTACCTGGCCGAGGTCATGCAACGCGCGGGATACGAGGCCTACTCCTTCCTCGGCGGGGCGCCCCGCATGCGGCGCGTCGCGCGAGGCCGGCCGGGGATCGACTGATCGCGGCCCGCTTTGACACCCCTGCCCATGCGGGGCGAGCTTGGGCCGCATGAGCGGGAACGAGCGCGGGATGACGGCGGCCCTGGAGGCCGTGCGGCAGGGAGAGGTGCCGACGCACGTCGCCGTCATCATGGACGGGAACGGCCGCTGGGCGAGACAGCGTGGCCTGCCGAGGTGGGAAGGGCACCGCGCGGGCATGACGGCGGTGCGGGAGATCATCGAGGGGGCGGCGGAGGCCGGCGTGGCCCACCTGACCCTTTACGCCTTCTCGGATGAGAACTGGTACCGGCCGTCCATCGAGGTGGAAGCGCTGATGACGCTCCTCCAGGAGTACGTGAGGAGCCAGCGCGAAGCTCTCGTCAGGCACGGCATCCGGGTCACTGTGTTCGGCGACCGCCTGCGGCTTCCGGAAGAGGCCCGGCGGGCGATTTCGGAACTCGAGGCGTCGACGGAGGGCGGGACGGCCCTGGAGGTGCACCTCGCGATCAGCTACGGATCGCGGGCAGAACTCGCGGGGGTGGCGCGAACGCTCGCGCAGCGATGCCTGGAGGGCGAGCTGGCACCGGAGGAGATCGACGCCGAACGCTTCGGTGCCGAACTCCTGACGAGGGACTGGCCTGATCCGGACCTTCTGATCCGCACCTCGGGGGAGCAGCGCATCTCCAACTTCCTCCTCTGGCAGCTCGCGTACGCGGAACTCTTCGTGACGGATGTCCTCTGGCCCGACTTCACGCGCGAGCACCTCTTCGGCGCGCTCGTCGACTACCGGCGCCGCGAGCGGAGATTCGGGCTGGTCAAGACGTGAGGCCGCCGGGTCCGTCATGAGCTCCAATCTTCGCAGGAGGCTCGCCGTCGCCGGGGTCGGAGTCCCCCTCTGCGCGCTGTTGACCTACGCGGGCGGGGTCGTCTTCGTCACGGGGCTGGGCGCGGCGGCCGCGCTCGGTTACCGGGAGTTCGCGGCGATGATGCGCGGGACGGGGACGCGGGTCCTCGCGCTGCCGGGCGCGGTGGCCGCGTTTCTCTTCCCGTTCGCCGTCTTCGCGGGCGGTATCGAGGGCGGCGGAGCCTATGCCGCGGGCCTGATGCTCGGCCTCCCCGCGCTCGCGCTCGCGACGGTGGACCTCTCGGAGCGGCCGATGCGGGCCGCCGCCTGCACGACGTTCGGAGTCTTCTACGTCGGAGGGCTGCTCGCGCTGGGCGTCCCCCTGCGCGAAGGCGGACTCCTGCTCCCGGCCGGCGGCGATGCGGGCGCCGGGCGGATGGCCGGCACGCTTCTCTTCTTCCTTCCGATCGTCATCACGTGGCTTGCCGACACCGCGGCGTACGTCGGCGGACGAGCGCTCGGGAAACGCCCGCTCGCGCCGCGGCTGAGCCCCAACAAGACGGTGGCGGGAGCGGTGTGCGCGCTGCTGGCGGGCATCGCCACGGCCGTCCTCTATCCGCGGTTCCTCCTCCCGGACGTCTGGGTACTGGACATCGTGTCCACGCTGGCCTTCGGGCTGGTCGTGACGGGGCTGGCGATCATCGGCGATCTTGCCGAATCCGCGCTCAAGCGCGAGTGCGGCGTGAAGGATTCGTCGGGCCTTCTCCCCGGGCACGGGGGCATGCTGGACCGGCTCGATTCCATCCTGTGGGCGGTCCCGGCCGCGTTACTCTTCCTCGTCTTCGCGTGACGGCGGCCGGAGGCGGTCCGGGTTTCCCGGAGGTCCGGGCTTGAAACACGTCGCCGTCCTCGGCGCCACGGGATCCGTCGGCGGGGGCACGCTCGAGGTGATCCGCCGCCACCCGGCGCGGTTTCGCGCCGCCGTCCTGACGGCGAACCGCCGATGGGAGGCGCTCGACGCCCTCGCCCTCGACGAGGAGCCCGATTTCGTTGTGCTCGGGACTCCGCCCCCGGAGGACTTCGCTCCGCGCTGGGCCGGAGAATGGCGTTTCGGCGCGGCTGCGCTCGCGGAGGCCGCCGGATCGTCCGGGGTCGACATCGTGCTCAATGCGGTCGTGGGATTCGCCGGGCTCGACGCGACGCTGGCGGCGCTCGACGCGGGGAAGCGGCTTGCGCTTGCCAACAAGGAGTCGCTCGTGGCGGGAGGAGACCTCGTGATGCGGGCGCTGCGCCGCGGCGGCGGCGAACTCCTGCCCGTGGACAGCGAACACTCCGCGGTCCACCAGTGCCTGGCCGGGCGTCCCGTGTCGGAGGTCGCGCGGGTCACTCTCACGGCTTCGGGCGGTCCTTTCCGCGAGTGGCCGGCGCCGCGACTCGCCGCCGTGACGCCCGCCGACGCGCTGCGTCACCCCACCTGGTCGATGGGAGCCAAGATCTCGATCGACTCCGCCACGCTGGCGAACAAGGCGCTTGAAGTCATCGAGGCGCACACGTTGTTCGACCTCCCCTACGAGCGCATCGAGGTCGTCGTGCACCCCACGTCGATCGTCCACTCACTCGTCGAATTCAGGGACGGTTCCTCGCTCGCGCAGTTGGGCCGGCCCTCGATGGAGATTCCGATCCTGTGGGCGCTCGGCTACCCCGACCGGCTGGATGACGCACGTCGGGAGGCGGCGTTCGACCCCGTACGGGATGGTCCGCTGGCGTTCGAACCGGTGCGGGAGGAGGATTTTCCCCTCTTCCGGGCGGGGGTCGCGGCGGGAGAGGCGGGAGGCGAGTTTCCGGTGGCCTTCAACGCGGCCAACGAGGTTGCGGTCGAGAGGTTCCTCTCCGGGGACGTCGGTTTCAGGGAACTCGCCGATGTCGTGCTTCGTACGCTGGAACGGTTCTCGTCGCGCGCCATCGAATCGGTGGAGGATGCGCGGCGCGTCGATAGCCGGGCGCGCGCCATCGCCCGCGACCCACAGTGGGAGTCCAAGTCGGGAGACGCTGAGTGATCGTAACGATTCTGGTAACCATCCTTGTCCTGGGCGTGCTCATTTTCGTGCACGAGCTGGGGCATTTCGCCGCTGCGAAGAGCGTCGGGATCGACGTGCCGCGGTTTTCGATCGGCCTCGGCCCGAAGATGGTGGGTTTCCGGCGCGGGGGAACGGAGTATGTCCTCTCATGGATCCCTCTCGGCGGCTACGTCAAGATGGCGGGGATGGCGGAGGAGGAAGTGACGTCGACGCTCGAGGGCGGAGGCGCCCCGGAAGCGACGGCGGGCCGCGGCGCGCGCCCGGGGCCCGGCGACTTCGACGGGAAGCCGCTCTGGGCCCGCGTCTACGCCATCTCGGCCGGCGTCATCATGAACTGGCTGTTCGCGGTGGTCGCCTTCGCGGCGCTCGCCATGGGGCGTGGCGTGTTCGAGCCGCGGATCGCCGAGGTCGCGCCCGGGTCACCCGCCGCGGAGGCGGGGCTGCGGAGCGACGATCTGATCCGGCGCGTGGATGGCGCCGCGGTGCACGACCCCGCGCAGGTAACGATGCGGATCGAGCGCCGCCCGGGCGAATCGATCGACATCGTCGTCGAACGCGGAGGGGAGCAGCTCACCTTCGTCGCGACGCCCGACGCGGTCGAGCAGTACTCGGACCTCACGGGAGAATCGAGGACGGTCGGGCGCGTCGGGATCACCATCGGCGCTGACGGCGGTCGGGCGGGCCCCATCGAGGCGCTGGGACGCGGGTGGTCGGATACAGCCTACTGGGGCGGCGCCATCCTTCAGTTCCTCGGAGACCTGGTCACCGGACGAAGTTCGGCGCGGGAGGTGGGCGGCCCCATCCTCATCGGCGAGATTTCCGGTCGCGCCGCGCGCGCGGGATTCTGGGAGCTCCTGAGTTTCATGGCGATCATCAGCGTCAACCTCGCCATCTTCAACCTCTTGCCGATTCCCGTCCTCGACGGGGGCCACCTGCTCTTCCTGGGGATCGAGGCCGTCCGGGGCCGGGCGCTCAGCATCGAGGCGCGGATGCGGTTCACGACGGTGGGGATGGTCTTCGTCCTCGCCCTCATGGTGTGGGCCGTCGGGAACGACGTGCTGAGGGTGCTTCTCCGCTAGCAGGCCGTGGCCGGCTACAACAGAGTGAGTTGTTCGGCGTCGGCGCGGGCCCTCGCGAGCGCGGCCACGTCATAGCGGGGGCCGGGTTCGTCCTGAGCGGCGACGTCCAGCACTCCATCGTATCCCGCCGGCGCCAGCCCTTCCGCCACCCTGTCCAGGGCGAGTTCCCGGTCGTTGCACTCCTGGCTCAGGTGCGCGAGCAGGATACCGCCCAGCCCGGGGTGCGCGAGCTCGCGCGCGAACTCGGCCGCGTGGCGGTTGGAGAGGTGTCCGCGGCTGCCCCCGATCCGCTGCTTCACGCGCCAAGGATAGGAGGCGGCCCGGAGACGGTGCTCGTCGTGGTTCGCTTCCATGACGAGAAAGGCACACTCCCGGAGCGCCACGCGGACGGGGGTGGTCGGTCGCCCGAGGTCCGTCGCGATACCCACGCGCAGCCCCGTGGGCCGGTGCCGGACCGTGACGGCGACGGGTTTCGCGGCGTCGTGCGCGGTGGGGGCGGCCTCGATCGCGAGGTCGCCGATCTCGAGTCCCGTGAGCGGCAGGTCTCCGCATCGCTCCTGCCCGCGCAGGAGGGGGGCGCAGGCGCGGCGTGTCGGAGCGTTCATCGCGAGTGGCCAGCCCCAGCGGCGTGCTCCGATGCCGATGCCCGCGGCGTGATCCCGGTGCTCGTGCGTGACGACGACGAGGTCGATGGCTTCGGGCTCGACATCGAGTTCGCCGAGTCGGCGGGCGAGCTGGACCCCGGAGAACCCCGCATCTACGAGTACGCGGGCGCGGTCGCCCTCGACGAGGAACGCGTTGCCGCGGCTGCCGGAGCCCAGCGACGCGACGGTCAGGCTCACGAGCCGCGGGCCTCGTCCCAGGCGTCGCCCAGCCAGTCCCGGAGTTCCCGGGTCCCTTCGAGCCCCCGGCGCTCGGCGACCCGGAGGGCCGTGGAGAGGAAATCGCCGCGGCGATGCGCCTCCGGCCTCCGGCCTCCTCCCCACGAGAAGGGCTCCACCCACCGGGGCGGCGGCTCGGCGCCGAACAGGCTGGAGCCGGCGCCGACGACCGCGCCGGTTTCGAGCCGGGTGCCGACGCCGGTCTTCACGTGATCGCCGAGCAGGCAGCCGAACTTGACGAGTCCGGTGTCCTGCCGCGCGCCGGGCGGCCCGACCCGGATCGAACCATAGGTGTGCTTGAGATCGCTGTTTGTCGTGGCCGCGCCGAGGTTGACCCAGCGGCCGAGGTACGCATGTCCGAGGAACCCGTCGTGCGCCTTGTTCGAATAGCCCAGCATCGTGACGCGGTCGACCTCGCCCCGAACGCGGGCGCGGGGTCCCCCCGAGAAGCGCGAGATGTGGCCCCCGAGCAGCTGCGAGCCGGTTCCCGCGTAGAGCGGCCCGCCGAGGCGGGTGCCCGCGAGGACCTCGACTCCGGCGCCGAGTTCGATCGGGCCCTCGCGCGCATCGAACAGCACGCCGGGTTCCACGCGCGCGCCCTCGCCGACGCGGATCGGGGCGTCGCCGAGGCGCCAGCAGCCGTCCGGCAGCTCCGGTTCCGGGTCCGGCGCGGCCGCCAGGTCCGCGGCCAGCCGGTCGGGACCGGCGGATACCAGGTCCCACGGGTGTCCAAGCCAGGCGCCGGGCACCGCGCGGTCGGGCAGCCCGGGCCGGGGGCGGGGCGCGGCGAACCAGTCCGCCCGCGGCGGCTCGGCGTCGGCGCCCAGGCGGACGCCCGCCATCCGGTCGGCGACCCAGAGGTTGGCGGGCGCGTCGCTCCACGCCGCGTCGAGCGACGGCACGGCCCGCGCGTTCCACGCGGTCAAGGGCGCGGACAGCCCGTCCGCATCCAGGCAGCGCGGCGCTCCGGGCTCCGCGTACCGGCGCAGCCATGGGCGCGTCACATGCCCGGCCACGCGCGTCCGCGCCACCCGTTCCAACCGCTCACGCAACGTCCAGCGGCCGAAGACGAGTTCGCCGCAGGGCCGCGTGAGGGCGAAGGGGGCCCAGCCGTCCGCCCGCTCGTCGTCGAACATGACGAGCGTCGTCAACGCGGCGCGTCGGAGGAGGAGGGGTCCGCGTCGATCCGTCCCAGGCGAGCGTCGAGTCCCGCCGCTTCCTCGCGCGGCATCACGAGGAGTTCGCCGTTCGCCTCCACGATGACCAGCCCCGACACCCCGATGACCGTGGCCCGGCAGGACTCGGCCCACACGACGTTCTCCGCCGCGTCGATCAGACGAGTGGAGCCGACCGAAGCGTTTCCCGCCTCGTCCACCTCGCGGGAGCGCAGGAGCGCGCTCCACACGCCGAGGTCGTCCCAGGCGAATCGCGCCTCCACCGCGGCCACGCGCTCGGCTCGCTCCATCACGCAGACGTCGATCGCGACCGGCTCGGCCCGCGCGAAGAACCCCTCCGCATCGCCGCGTTCGAGCGCCGGCCACGCTCCCGCGAGTTCGTGCGCGCAGCGTCGGGCGGCCTCGAGCAGGTCGGCGGCTCGCCACGCGAAGATACCGGAGTTCCACAGGAAGCGTCCGGACTTCAGGTACTCCCGGGCCGTGGCGGGATCCGGCTTCTCCACGAAACGCCGTACCTCCCGTGCGCCGGACGCGGTCTCCCGCCCGGTCTCCACGTACCCGAACCCGGTCTCGGGGCGGTTCGGCCGCACGCCGACGCAGCACAGGTACCCTTCCCGGGCCGCCTCGAGGGCCGGCCGCAGCGTGTCGGCGAGGGCTCCCGGCGGCTCGATGCGGTGGTCCGCGTGCATGGAGATCATCAGGGCGCCCGGGTGGGCGCGCTCGATTTCGGCCGCGGCCCAGACGAGAGCCGGCCCGGTGCCGCGCGCCTCCGGCTCGACGAGCGCATCGACGCCCGCCGCATCCAGGCTTGGCCGCATGAGCTTCACGAGGCGTTCGGCCGCGACGACCCGGACGCGCGGGGCGCCCACGAGCGCGACGGCGCGGGCGAGCGTATCGTCGATGAGCGGGGCGGGCCCCGCGAGGGGCAGGAGTTGCTTCGGACGGGCCGGGGTCGATGCGGGCCAGAACCGGCGGCCGATCCCGCCCGCGAGGACCGCGCAGTACGCCTCGAGGTGCACCGACAGAGCCTCCCTCCCGTCCTCCGAACCGCCCTTCGCGTGCGCCGGGACCTTCCCGCCGCGGGCCGCCCGCGACGCGGCCAAGCTACGGACGCCGCGGGTGCCGCGCCACGTTGCCGGCCCTGCCGGCCGATCCCGCGCCGCCGGGGTGTTTTTTCTTGCCCGAGTCCTCCCCGGGCGACAGTTTTCGCGCCATGTTCCCCCGACAACGAACCTGCCCGTCCGTCCGGCTCGGAGCGCTGCTCCTCGCGCTCGCGGCGACGGCCTGCGACGATCCGTTCGATGCCTTCCTCGGCGATGTTCCGCTCACGCCGACGGAGGTCACGCTGTATGACTACGTGACGGGCCGCCTCGAAGATCCTCCAGCGTTCGACATCGTCCTCGCGGTGCCCGCTCGCGTCGACCAGACGCTGAACTGGGATTTTCTCTTTCGGATCCGGGCCGGCGCGCCGGAACTCGTCCCCTTCTCGGCGATCGCGGACAGCGTCACCGACGCGGGTCTGCAAATCACCGGCGAACGCTTCGACGCGGTGCTCGAGGCGCCGGAGGAGGGGTACACCCTGAACGCGCCCATCGCGGTGCAGCCGGGGGACGTGCTCATCGCGCGCAGCCGCGTCGACCCGAACAATTTTCTCGCGTGCAGCCGCTACGCGAAGCTGCAGGTGCTGTCCATCGATCCCGAAGCGGGCACGATCGTCTTCCGCCACCTGGTGAACCCGAACTGCGGAGACATCGTCCTCGAACCGGGAACGCACGGTTCGCTGTGACGCCCTGTCCGGCCGGTCCCGCCCCGCACCGACATGCTTGACCTCAGGACCCTCCGCGACGACCCCGAGCCGGTCCGCGCCGCCATGCGGAAACGCGGCGACGAGCAGGCCGCGGGACTCGTGGAGGAGGCGCTGCGGGCGGACGAGATCCGCCGCCGCCTGATCCGGGAAGTGGAGGTCCTCAAGGCCGAGCGAAACACGGCGTCGAAGGCGATCGGCGCCGCGAAGGGCAGGGGAGAGGACGCATCGGCGGAGATCGAGGCCATGCGCCATGTGGCCGCGCGGATCCGGGCCCTCAATGCGGACCTCGCGCGCACCGAGGCGGAGCTTCGCGATCACCTCCTGCAGATCCCGAACATCCCCGACGCACGCGTCCCGCCCGGCGAGGAAGGGGAGGGGCCGACGGTCGCGGAGTGGGGCGTCCCGCGGAAGGGCGACGTGCCGCCCCACTGGGTGCTCGGAGCGACGCACGGCCACGCGGACCCCGGCGGCGCCACGCTGCCGGGGGGCAAGACGCCGTCGCTGGATATCGAGCGCGGGGCGAAGATCGCGGGCTCGGGCTTTCCGCTCCTCGTCGGGGGCGGCGCCCGCCTCAGCCGCGCGCTCGTTCAGTTCATGCTGGACCTCCACGTCCGCGAGCACGGATACCTGGAGGTCCTGCCCCCTCTCGTCGTCTCGCGGGACTCTATGACGGGGACCGGCCACATCCCCAAGTTCGAGGACGACGCCTACCGGACGGACCCCGACGACCTCTTCCTCGTGCCCACGGCCGAGGTGCCCCTCACGAATCTGCACCGGGGAGAGATCCTGTCCGCGGGCGACCTGCCGCTCGCCTACGTCGCGCACACGCCCTGCTTCCGGCGGGAGGCCGGCGCCGCGGGCCGCGATACGCGCGGGCTCCTGCGGGTTCACCAGTTCGACAAGGTGGAGATCGTCCGCATCTGCCGGCCCGAGGATTCGGAGGCGCAACTGGAGCTCCTGACTCGCCACGCGGAGCGGGTGCTCGAGCTCCTGGGAGTCCCCTACCGGCGGGTGCTGCTCCCGCTGGGAGATCTCGGATTCGCGAACGCGATCACGTACGACCTGGAGATATGGGCTCCCGGCGTCGAGGCGTGGCTCGAGGTGTCCAGTTGCTCGTCGTACGGGGATTTCCAGGCGCGGCGCGCCGATATCCGCTTCCGGCCCGAGGGCGGGGGACGCCCCCTGCACGTGCACACGCTGAACGGTTCGGCGCTGGCCCTGGCCCGGCTCATCGTGGTGTTGCTCGAGACCGGTTTCCGCGAGGGTGAGGGGATCCTGCTGCCGGAGATTCTCCACCCCTATCTCGGGTTCGAGCGGCTCGAGTCCTGCCGGTGATCCGGCTCTGGAACCGGCGCGGCGGCGCGCTTCTGCTCGCGGTTCTGTCCACGGGTGTTCTCGTCTGGTCCGCCATCTTCTCGCGTCAGCAGGCGGAGGAACGCCGGCTCGACGCCGCGGTTCTCGGACAGTTGACGGCCATCAGCATCGCGGCCGCGGCGGGCAACCTCACGGTCGAAGAACAGAACGAACTCTGGAACCAGGCCTCGCAGCAGGTGGGC
Proteins encoded in this region:
- the dxr gene encoding 1-deoxy-D-xylulose-5-phosphate reductoisomerase, producing the protein MKHVAVLGATGSVGGGTLEVIRRHPARFRAAVLTANRRWEALDALALDEEPDFVVLGTPPPEDFAPRWAGEWRFGAAALAEAAGSSGVDIVLNAVVGFAGLDATLAALDAGKRLALANKESLVAGGDLVMRALRRGGGELLPVDSEHSAVHQCLAGRPVSEVARVTLTASGGPFREWPAPRLAAVTPADALRHPTWSMGAKISIDSATLANKALEVIEAHTLFDLPYERIEVVVHPTSIVHSLVEFRDGSSLAQLGRPSMEIPILWALGYPDRLDDARREAAFDPVRDGPLAFEPVREEDFPLFRAGVAAGEAGGEFPVAFNAANEVAVERFLSGDVGFRELADVVLRTLERFSSRAIESVEDARRVDSRARAIARDPQWESKSGDAE
- the rseP gene encoding RIP metalloprotease RseP gives rise to the protein MIVTILVTILVLGVLIFVHELGHFAAAKSVGIDVPRFSIGLGPKMVGFRRGGTEYVLSWIPLGGYVKMAGMAEEEVTSTLEGGGAPEATAGRGARPGPGDFDGKPLWARVYAISAGVIMNWLFAVVAFAALAMGRGVFEPRIAEVAPGSPAAEAGLRSDDLIRRVDGAAVHDPAQVTMRIERRPGESIDIVVERGGEQLTFVATPDAVEQYSDLTGESRTVGRVGITIGADGGRAGPIEALGRGWSDTAYWGGAILQFLGDLVTGRSSAREVGGPILIGEISGRAARAGFWELLSFMAIISVNLAIFNLLPIPVLDGGHLLFLGIEAVRGRALSIEARMRFTTVGMVFVLALMVWAVGNDVLRVLLR
- a CDS encoding MBL fold metallo-hydrolase, with the translated sequence MSLTVASLGSGSRGNAFLVEGDRARVLVDAGFSGVQLARRLGELDVEPEAIDLVVVTHEHRDHAAGIGIGARRWGWPLAMNAPTRRACAPLLRGQERCGDLPLTGLEIGDLAIEAAPTAHDAAKPVAVTVRHRPTGLRVGIATDLGRPTTPVRVALRECAFLVMEANHDEHRLRAASYPWRVKQRIGGSRGHLSNRHAAEFARELAHPGLGGILLAHLSQECNDRELALDRVAEGLAPAGYDGVLDVAAQDEPGPRYDVAALARARADAEQLTLL
- a CDS encoding putative sugar nucleotidyl transferase — protein: MTTLVMFDDERADGWAPFALTRPCGELVFGRWTLRERLERVARTRVAGHVTRPWLRRYAEPGAPRCLDADGLSAPLTAWNARAVPSLDAAWSDAPANLWVADRMAGVRLGADAEPPRADWFAAPRPRPGLPDRAVPGAWLGHPWDLVSAGPDRLAADLAAAPDPEPELPDGCWRLGDAPIRVGEGARVEPGVLFDAREGPIELGAGVEVLAGTRLGGPLYAGTGSQLLGGHISRFSGGPRARVRGEVDRVTMLGYSNKAHDGFLGHAYLGRWVNLGAATTNSDLKHTYGSIRVGPPGARQDTGLVKFGCLLGDHVKTGVGTRLETGAVVGAGSSLFGAEPPPRWVEPFSWGGGRRPEAHRRGDFLSTALRVAERRGLEGTRELRDWLGDAWDEARGS
- a CDS encoding sugar phosphate nucleotidyltransferase: MAASRAARGGKVPAHAKGGSEDGREALSVHLEAYCAVLAGGIGRRFWPASTPARPKQLLPLAGPAPLIDDTLARAVALVGAPRVRVVAAERLVKLMRPSLDAAGVDALVEPEARGTGPALVWAAAEIERAHPGALMISMHADHRIEPPGALADTLRPALEAAREGYLCCVGVRPNRPETGFGYVETGRETASGAREVRRFVEKPDPATAREYLKSGRFLWNSGIFAWRAADLLEAARRCAHELAGAWPALERGDAEGFFARAEPVAIDVCVMERAERVAAVEARFAWDDLGVWSALLRSREVDEAGNASVGSTRLIDAAENVVWAESCRATVIGVSGLVIVEANGELLVMPREEAAGLDARLGRIDADPSSSDAPR